The Mycobacterium sp. EPa45 genomic interval TTCCGCGCCGTACTGCGCGGCATTGAGGCAGGCCGTCACGTCCATTCCGTCCACCGCCAACGTGGGCACCTTGTAGGCCGCTGCCTTTGCGGTCAGGTCGGTCTGCGACTGGGCACGGTCCAGTGCCGTACCCATCGCGTACAGGTTGTTCTCACAACAGAACAGCACCGGTAGCTGCCACAGCGCGGCGATGTTCAGCGACTCGTGGAACGCGCCCTCTGCGACCGCTCCGTCACCGAAGTAGCAGGCGGTCAGACTGTTTCGATGTTCGACGGCGTCGGACAATCCGAGGCCGACGGCTATCGGCAGTCCGCCTGCGACGATCGCGTTGCCGCCGTAGAAGCGGGTGGCGGCGTCGAAGAGGTGCATGGAGCCGCCCCTGCCGCGCGAGCAGCCCTCCTGCTTACCGAACATCTCCGCCATGATCGAGGTCATCGGGATGCCGCGCAGCAGCGCGTGTGCGTGTTCGCGATAGGTTGCCACCACCGCATCGTCGGGGCCCAACGCGCGCAACGTGCCTGCGGCCACCGCCTCCTCACCGACGTACAGGTGGAGGAACCCCCGAATCTTGCTCGCGCTGTACAGTTCTGCGCACTTTTCTTCCATGCGGCGCACCCGAATCATGTCGGAGAGCAAGCCCAGCACAAGGTCGCGGTCGGTCATGATCGGACCCCCGCTGCGTGGGGTTCGGCCGTCGATTCCACAGTGGAGGTGTCGCCCTCGGGCAAACCCAGCTCACGCGCTTTCAGCAGCCGCC includes:
- the pdhA gene encoding pyruvate dehydrogenase (acetyl-transferring) E1 component subunit alpha; its protein translation is MTDRDLVLGLLSDMIRVRRMEEKCAELYSASKIRGFLHLYVGEEAVAAGTLRALGPDDAVVATYREHAHALLRGIPMTSIMAEMFGKQEGCSRGRGGSMHLFDAATRFYGGNAIVAGGLPIAVGLGLSDAVEHRNSLTACYFGDGAVAEGAFHESLNIAALWQLPVLFCCENNLYAMGTALDRAQSQTDLTAKAAAYKVPTLAVDGMDVTACLNAAQYGAEYIQSAGGPFFIEFRTYRFRAHSMFDPELYRAKDEVEEWRKRDPIRMFSDKHLQEGHITAEDIAAIEAAADREVAEAAAFADAGTWESVEDLERDVLTPAQESVR